The genome window TTCCTTCTTCTACCTTTTTGTTATAGGCGGTGATGTTCGCTGCGCGAGCCTCCCGGAACAGTTTGTAGCGGGCTTCCATTTCGTCAACCAGCGCCAGCAGCTCTTCCAACGCTTGTTCCTGCTCAACGATGATGCTGCCTCCCTTGATGTGAGGTAGTGGCTCCAAGGCAAAATAGTCCACCCCCAGCTTTGGGTCGATGATGATCATCTGCGCTTGCTCGGGCGTGTTGGTGGCCGCAATACACAGGATGATGTTCTGCACCAGCACGGATTTGCCGCTGCCAGTGGTACCGGCAATTAGCGTGTGCGGGGCGTTGCGCTGAGGCGAAAGGGTTAGAATTTCACCGTTGTCTTCGCGAATGGCAATGGCAAGCGTTTGGTTGCCATGAGTAGAGCCCGGGTGCCACCGACTCCAAATATCTTCCAGTCGAACCACTTGACGCTGGGGCCGCTCAATGGCAAGCGAAATGGCCCCGGACTCCGGGCGTACGGATACGACGCTCAAGCCGTAGGTTGTTTTGAACTCTACCTGCCGCTTTACCACTTGGTCAACCGTAAGATTGGCGTTGCCCTGGAAAGTAAGTAGCGCGGCATTCGGCGTGAGTTTGCTTTGCTGCAGCTTCGCATGCAGGTTAAAACCCTGCAAGGCGGCTTTCGTGCGCAGTGCGGTTGCGTTCAGCCATTCCAAGTCAGCCAGGGCTTCGGGCTGCACTTGGTCAGATTGGGGGAGCAGCTGTTCAATAGCTGGGTAAGCCCAGCGCGGATTCATAGTCGGTAAAACAACTACATCAGTGGGTGTACTGACAACCGTCGGTGGCACGGCGGGCGGAACAGGAGCTTGAGGAGGGGAGGACGGGCCGTTCCCCGGTAACGATGCTTCACTACCACCCGCGGCTGCAGTAACCGTTACGGAGGTAGCACCGGCTGCGGGCTGCACAAACGTTTGGCTGGCCCAAATGCTGGCATCCCCGTTGGCCGCGCGCACGGGCATGGGATCCTGTTCCGTGCGGTAACAATGGACCAGCTCTCGCACTTGGTCAAGTGAGAAGATTTCCTGGTAGGCGTTTTCCGCTTCGGTAATCTGGCTGAAGTCAGCATCGCTCGGCTCATTCTCCGGGCCAGAGATGAAGACGTGCGAATACCCCCGGACGCTGATGTGGCACTTACCTTGGCGAATAGCCAAGCGCCAGTCCGCAAGGTTGATGCCTGCGCCGGCCGGAAACTGCACCCCGTCCAGTATCAGATCGGATAAGCGGGCCAGCCATAATGCTCGGTCCAACCGCTCCGGGGCACCAAACAATGCCTCATTGATGCGTTTGAGGGTGTCCCGTAGCTGGTTGCGTGAAGTGCGCGCCCCGGCAATCAGGCCGCCACGGTCGATAAACTTGGCTTCACCGACGATAATGGTCAAGCGCAGCTCCCCATTTTCACCCCGGCTGGGGCTTAGCATCAGGATGTCGGCGAGCTGCTCTTCGCGCTGACCCAACCATTCGGCGTAGTCGTCGAGGAAGTACCAGCCGAAGTGGCCTTTTTCGCCGCCCAAGTAGGTATGCATTTCCTGCCGGATCAAAAAGCAGCTGAGTACCACGCCCATCAGTTCGCTGGCGCTGCGTCCGCGGCGGGCGGCCCGCAGCACGATGTCACCGGAAATCTTGTTGGCTTCGGCAATGAAGCGCTCAGTCAAGCTCTGTTGGGCCGGCTTATCCAGGCCTAAATCCAGGCTGGCGATGCGTCGTTGCACCATGGATTGTAACAACCCTAGGGAGGCCGTCGATGACACGATCAGGCTGCGTCCCTGGGTAGACGACTGCTTATAGCGGATAACGCGCACCTTGCGGTCGACCAACTGGCGGCGGTCCAGCAACTCATCGTAATTAACGACCCAATGCCCCAGGTTATGCGTTTCCTCGAAGATGTGGCTCATCTTCTGGTCCTGGAAATCCAGTTGGCGCGCGGGCAGCAAACGCCGAGTGGCATCCTGATCCCAGTTGCCTTTCACGAACGTAGTGATAGCCGTTAGATAGGCCCAGCCTTCCCGGGTTTGCGCCGGGCAGCATAAGTACACCACGGACTTCATGTCCCCGGTGGGGGCCGGTCGGCGACGCGACCAGTGCGCGGGCACTAGCTCCATTAGGGGGACTACGTGCGCATTTTCCTTGTACCAGTCGACCGTGGCGTGGCGAGCAATGACGTCCTGCAGGAATACGATGTCGTTGGGCGGCCCCTCGTGCTCGTTTGGGGCGGGCGCTTGGTCGGCTGAGATGCCAATGCGCAGGCGCGCCATGAAGTCCCGGGTGGCTTCGCTGGTGCTGTACGCGTCCGGGTCGGAGTCGGAGGCCTCCACAATGCGCTCGTAGAGGGGATGCAGCTTCTTGGGGTCGTGGTGACGCAATACGATTTGACACCGCACGTCTTCCTCTTCCTCGTGCATGGCGCCGATCCGATCCACCACTGCCTGAGGTAAGCGCGCGGAATCGCAATCATAGAGCACCACCGATAAGTTGGCGCTCTCGTGCGGTTGCAGGGCCAGGTAGCGAGCTACCAGCTCGGCTACCCGCTTCGACGACTCGGTAGGGTTGTCACTGGTCTCGGTATCCGTGGCCACGGGCGATTCGTGCAGGGTGTAGTCGCCGCAGGTATCGCTCAGGGCCAATAACTCGGGCTTGCTATCGTACCGCCCCAGCACTACCTCCGGGTAAAACGGATGGGCCAGTTCCTCGCGCAGATCTTTGAAGAATAACCGCCCGGCATCGCCAAACCGAACTTCTTC of Hymenobacter yonginensis contains these proteins:
- a CDS encoding FtsK/SpoIIIE domain-containing protein, translating into METSTLSAGPSEATTFTTATLIGQVATLYLSQRIQGSEGETGTARFILDQLKGEQMAAIARAILDHGPLVDLVEIQLPQAQLLPYISEYNLPEHILTTQRATYLRNADCERPALLLANTGDDEAQSLNLIEPIGSAVLLAQAELWVQVAATGLELADEQIDVWGRVLRALMELSIRSLPHVAEYVLRTRREVEEGAPLLAALGAALPALAMPRDTSMFIGLPEKFHRHVSRWKLFFLDAHKKRAPYLRKQTPAQTLLTSANLRAAFAKVREGMPEAHYPVIEAFIAADSQWNEAAKALAEIEWEQVRPLFDGLRREKLNLGKLTQNFFDDKDDDLLSNDEREYLKGLAERNPSTATDEDRLFYDLHRHQIGESRHLKAGWDKFAFGRPHENEDFLTGLALCLERLTVEDYSTNRRLKIRLDAKSKGDLKKLNTEAGLYFATRYNGLRELLGSQVEWEVGELLNFPALLEEWRKSPKYSRNRSEAKAALQLKFTLELQMDSVTQGQASGSTASATQLIWTFNPIKVTREFAADWGRLREHPLVLCTAWREAVSAKGRFQSVNINDVRTLVPAFGQNRGSFVGTYKAANNLATRWETNLKLALAEELVSSAVEKELKELWRSFKTAYTGAIEGFIQQGLAAEALREQAERYAELLLAVCEKAVGDRNRTLLLQPLLRIGSVSVLGDAPTEIITPWHPLRMVSLYVKARRVRDLLKAYLTEEEVRFGDAGRLFFKDLREELAHPFYPEVVLGRYDSKPELLALSDTCGDYTLHESPVATDTETSDNPTESSKRVAELVARYLALQPHESANLSVVLYDCDSARLPQAVVDRIGAMHEEEEDVRCQIVLRHHDPKKLHPLYERIVEASDSDPDAYSTSEATRDFMARLRIGISADQAPAPNEHEGPPNDIVFLQDVIARHATVDWYKENAHVVPLMELVPAHWSRRRPAPTGDMKSVVYLCCPAQTREGWAYLTAITTFVKGNWDQDATRRLLPARQLDFQDQKMSHIFEETHNLGHWVVNYDELLDRRQLVDRKVRVIRYKQSSTQGRSLIVSSTASLGLLQSMVQRRIASLDLGLDKPAQQSLTERFIAEANKISGDIVLRAARRGRSASELMGVVLSCFLIRQEMHTYLGGEKGHFGWYFLDDYAEWLGQREEQLADILMLSPSRGENGELRLTIIVGEAKFIDRGGLIAGARTSRNQLRDTLKRINEALFGAPERLDRALWLARLSDLILDGVQFPAGAGINLADWRLAIRQGKCHISVRGYSHVFISGPENEPSDADFSQITEAENAYQEIFSLDQVRELVHCYRTEQDPMPVRAANGDASIWASQTFVQPAAGATSVTVTAAAGGSEASLPGNGPSSPPQAPVPPAVPPTVVSTPTDVVVLPTMNPRWAYPAIEQLLPQSDQVQPEALADLEWLNATALRTKAALQGFNLHAKLQQSKLTPNAALLTFQGNANLTVDQVVKRQVEFKTTYGLSVVSVRPESGAISLAIERPQRQVVRLEDIWSRWHPGSTHGNQTLAIAIREDNGEILTLSPQRNAPHTLIAGTTGSGKSVLVQNIILCIAATNTPEQAQMIIIDPKLGVDYFALEPLPHIKGGSIIVEQEQALEELLALVDEMEARYKLFREARAANITAYNKKVEEGKRLPVIWLIHDEFADWMQVDEYKQQVTSVVSRLGVKARAAGIYLVFAAQRPDANVMPMQLRTNLGNRLILKVDSEGTSEIALSQKGAERLLGKGHLLAKLEGESDLIFGQVPFIEEQVIDQIVTITNNIE